A single genomic interval of Aureliella helgolandensis harbors:
- the trpE gene encoding anthranilate synthase component I, whose product MLVSPVLERFAQLAQNHELVPVYRQLLSDALTPVSAFSLLDDGESAACLFESVIGGEKVGRYSFIAVRPRGRIFAHGLEVTTNFGGQEKTETVADPLDSLWDTVAGKRIADLPELPPLSGGAIGYAGYDVVRYVEHLPNAPEDDRGLPDIDFSIFDDLVIFDHVTKSLFVVAIMHCDEFDSAEAAYAAGSQRLQELTEQLQQPHRGLTATDFCTGESEPLQPISNFTQAEFEAAVEKCTEYIRAGDIFQVVISQRMELPNLCEPFEVYRSLRVVNPSPFMFYVRTPAVTLVGASPEVMCRVVGGVMTVRPLAGTRKRGKTAREDTELAAELLADPKERAEHVMLVDLGRNDVGRVAKYGTVELSDVMTVEHYSHVMHISSNVQGELREGLTAMDGLKASLPAGTVSGAPKVRAMEVIDEIEPHRRGPYAGAVGYIDYSGDMDTCIALRTLVFSGDKIYVQAGAGIVADSIPSEEFQETLNKAGAMLKAIETTVARTGKSNTAHS is encoded by the coding sequence AATTGGTGCCCGTCTATCGCCAGCTCCTGAGCGATGCATTGACGCCCGTCTCTGCATTTTCACTGCTGGATGACGGCGAATCGGCTGCCTGCTTGTTCGAGAGCGTCATTGGTGGGGAGAAAGTAGGTCGCTATAGCTTCATTGCCGTTCGACCTCGCGGCCGGATTTTCGCACATGGGTTGGAAGTTACCACCAATTTTGGTGGACAGGAAAAAACGGAGACGGTCGCCGATCCACTGGACAGTCTGTGGGATACGGTGGCTGGCAAACGCATCGCCGATTTGCCCGAATTGCCTCCCCTGTCTGGTGGGGCGATCGGCTACGCGGGGTACGACGTCGTGCGGTATGTCGAGCATCTTCCCAATGCCCCCGAGGATGATCGGGGGCTGCCCGATATCGATTTCTCCATTTTCGATGACCTCGTCATCTTCGATCATGTCACCAAATCACTGTTTGTAGTGGCCATCATGCACTGTGATGAGTTCGACAGTGCCGAAGCGGCCTACGCGGCGGGCAGCCAGCGTTTGCAGGAATTGACCGAGCAACTGCAGCAGCCTCACCGGGGTCTGACCGCTACCGATTTTTGTACCGGTGAATCAGAGCCACTCCAGCCGATAAGCAATTTCACGCAAGCCGAGTTTGAAGCGGCGGTTGAAAAGTGCACGGAGTACATCCGGGCAGGCGATATTTTTCAAGTGGTGATTAGCCAGCGAATGGAGCTGCCCAATCTGTGCGAGCCCTTTGAGGTCTATCGCTCGCTGCGGGTCGTGAACCCCAGTCCCTTTATGTTCTACGTGCGCACCCCGGCAGTCACGCTGGTGGGGGCGTCGCCCGAAGTGATGTGTCGGGTCGTGGGGGGCGTGATGACGGTGCGACCTCTGGCCGGAACGCGAAAACGTGGCAAGACCGCCCGCGAAGATACGGAGCTGGCTGCAGAACTTTTGGCCGATCCCAAGGAGCGGGCCGAACATGTGATGTTGGTCGACCTGGGACGCAACGATGTTGGTCGCGTCGCTAAGTATGGAACCGTAGAGTTGAGCGATGTGATGACGGTTGAACACTACAGCCATGTGATGCACATCAGTTCGAATGTGCAGGGAGAATTACGCGAGGGCTTGACCGCCATGGATGGGCTAAAAGCCAGCTTGCCGGCCGGAACGGTGAGCGGGGCGCCGAAGGTGCGGGCCATGGAAGTGATTGACGAAATTGAACCGCACCGACGTGGCCCCTACGCGGGCGCCGTCGGCTATATCGATTATTCCGGGGATATGGATACTTGCATCGCCCTCCGAACTCTGGTGTTCAGTGGTGATAAGATTTATGTGCAGGCAGGTGCCGGTATCGTCGCGGACAGCATCCCGAGTGAAGAGTTTCAAGAGACGCTGAATAAAGCTGGCGCCATGCTAAAAGCGATCGAAACCACTGTCGCCCGCACCGGTAAGTCCAATACAGCCCACTCGTAG